In the genome of Mytilus edulis chromosome 3, xbMytEdul2.2, whole genome shotgun sequence, one region contains:
- the LOC139515673 gene encoding barrier-to-autointegration factor-like, with protein sequence MSSTSQKHRNFVMEPMGDKPVTELAGIGPVYGGRLTEAGFDCAYVVLGQFLVLKKDEDMFKDWLKDLTGATSKQQNDCFQCLKEWCDQFL encoded by the exons ATGTCTTCAACTTCtcaaaaacacagaaattttGTAATGGAGCCAATGGGTGACAAACCTGTAACAGAGCTCGCAGGGATTGGACCAGTTTATGGTGGTAGACTGACAGAAGCAGGTTTTGATTGT GCCTATGTTGTCTTAGGACAGTTTTTAGTGCTGAAAAAAGATGAAGATATGTTTAAAGATTGGTTGAAAGATTTGACTGGAGCCACTTCAAAACAACAGAATGACTGCTTTCAATGCTTAAAAGAGTGGTGTGATCAATTCTTGTGA
- the LOC139515675 gene encoding RNA polymerase-associated protein RTF1 homolog isoform X2 — translation MSKRKKSAALIDSDSEESDSGSNIDEDLKALAKSKRKRPNSESQNSAAASQSDSDSETSESDDDWTVNGKGKKKKKKGKAAKKNSRKSSALSSSESEAESEKHVSEPEEGEVSESDSAGGNSGSDYESDKETFNDGYDENLIGDEEDRLRLEKMTEKEREQILYNRIERREALKTRFDIEKKLRQAKKQQQKKKDKQFAESLLDRSTSQRSKERRKNIEEKKDSGKFSVLKEIKAKREEKKRQEEATKQKKLEEKRKKTLKADDIYSDDEDEDDDNEENEDDVRKESKMEVHETKSESESSSGERSSDEGSQSENEYYNYQRSKKKVQYVSTKEQMQKVRLSRHKIERWVHMPFFRKTVQGCYVRIGIGNHEGRAVYRVAEIIDVVETAKVYQLGTTRTNKGLKLRHGHSERVYRLEFVSNQDYTDSEFFKWKEAMLLGGLTLPTVDDIEKKVKDIAEAANYKFKENDIEEIVAEKQRFKKNPHNYAVKKTALLKQKEMADMEGNVDQQGKLQQELEDLEERATELDRRRSQKINSISYINQRNRQRNMIESEEACKVEVEEMKNKVADPFTRRQCRPTMVTKVGSQAKEPLKEAKEGQLKNESPSLNHKLPSLKISPLKNPDKKQQDLFADHDFDITIDLDVTSSAPSMIVNKTSETSREGAAPKRSLNLAEYKKKKGLI, via the exons atgtcgaaaAGAAAAAAGAGCGCAGCTCTAATCGATTCAGATAGTGAAGAAAGTGACAGTGGATCAAACATTGATGAA GATCTGAAAGCACTGGCTAAAAGCAAAAGGAAGCGACCAAATTCTGAATCTCAAAACTCAGCAGCAGCATCACAGAGTGATTCCGACTCTGAAACATCTGAAAGTGATGATGAT TGGACAGTAAATGGCAAgggtaaaaagaaaaagaagaaagggAAAGCTGCCAAAAAGAATAGCAGGAAATCCTCAGCATTATCCTCTTCAGAAAGTGAAGCTGAAAGTGAGAAACATGTTTCTGAACCTGAGGAAG GTGAAGTGTCAGAGTCTGACAGCGCAGGTGGTAACTCTGGGTCTGACTACGAATCTGATAAAGAGACATTCAACGATGGCTATGATGAAAACTTAATCGGAGATGAAGAAGATCGATTACGCCTggaaaaaatgacagaaaaagaAAGAGAACAAATTTTGTATAACAGAATCGAAAGAAGAGAAGCTCTGAAAACAAG ATTTGATATAGAAAAGAAACTACGACAGgccaaaaaacaacaacaaaagaaaaaagacaagCAGTTTGCTGAGTCTTTGTTAGACAGATCCACAAGTCAAAGGAGTAAAGAAAGACGAAAAAATATTGAAGAGAAAAAAGATTCAGGAAAATTTTCTGTCCTCAAAGAAATAAAGGCAAAAAGAGAAGAAAAGAAGAGACAAG AAGAGGCcacaaaacaaaagaaattagaagaaaaaaggaaaaagacgCTGAAAGCTGATGATATTTACTCTGATGATGAAGATGAAGACGATGATAATGAGGAAAATGAGGACGATGTTCGTAAAGAGAGTAAAATGGAGGTCCATGAAACAAAATCAGAATCGGAATCATCTAGTGGTGAACGGTCATCAGATGAGGGGTCACAATCAGAAAATGA ATATTATAATTACCAGCGATCAAAGAAAAAAGTCCAGTATGTATCTACAAAGGAACAAATGCAAAAGGTCAGACTGTCTCGGCATAAAATAGAGAG ATGGGTACATATGCCTTTCTTCAGGAAAACTGTGCAAGGTTGTTATGTAAGGATTGGTATAGGAAATCATGAAGGCAGAGCTGTATATAGG GTAGCAGAGATAATAGATGTTGTAGAAACTGCAAAGGTTTACCAATTAGGGACAACTAGAACAAATAAAGGTTTAAAATTAAG ACATGGTCATTCAGAAAGGGTTTACCGATTAGAGTTTGTATCAAACCAAGACTACACAGATTCAGAattctttaaatggaaagaaGCCATGTTGTTAGGAGGTCTAACTTTACCAACTGTagatgatattgaaaaaaaagtcaaagaCATTGCAGAGGCTGCTAATTATAAATTCAAGGAAAATGATATTGAAGAA ATTGTAGCAGAAAAACAAAGGTTTAAAAAGAATCCCCATAATTATGCTGTTAAGAAAACCGCTTTATTGAAACAAAAG GAAATGGCTGACATGGAAGGTAATGTTGATCAACAAGGTAAACTTCAACAAGAATTAGAAGATTTAGAGGAAAGGGCCACAGAGTTGGACCGACGACGGTCACAGAAAATCAACTCTATCAG TTACATAAACCAGAGAAACAGACAGCGTAATATGATAGAATCAGAAGAAGCTTGTAAAGTTGAAGtagaagaaatgaaaaataaagtagCTGATCCATTTACCAGACGACAGTGTCGTCCAACCATGGTAACAAAG GTTGGTTCGCAGGCAAAAGAACCATTGAAAGAAGCCAAAGAAGGTCAACTTAAAAACGAAAGCCCATCATTGAACCACAAACTCCCATCATTGaag aTATCACCATTAAAAAATCCAGATAAAAAGCAACAAGATTTATTTGCTGATCATGATTTTGATATAACAATAGATCTTGACGTCACCTCATCAG CTCCCTCAATGATTGTTAATAAAACCAGTGAAACGAGTCGTGAAGGAGCTGCACCAAAAAGATCCCTTAACCTAGCcgaatataaaaagaagaaaggACTTATTTAG
- the LOC139515675 gene encoding RNA polymerase-associated protein RTF1 homolog isoform X1 — MSKRKKSAALIDSDSEESDSGSNIDEDLKALAKSKRKRPNSESQNSAAASQSDSDSETSESDDDWTVNGKGKKKKKKGKAAKKNSRKSSALSSSESEAESEKHVSEPEEGEVSESDSAGGNSGSDYESDKETFNDGYDENLIGDEEDRLRLEKMTEKEREQILYNRIERREALKTRFDIEKKLRQAKKQQQKKKDKQFAESLLDRSTSQRSKERRKNIEEKKDSGKFSVLKEIKAKREEKKRQEEATKQKKLEEKRKKTLKADDIYSDDEDEDDDNEENEDDVRKESKMEVHETKSESESSSGERSSDEGSQSENEYYNYQRSKKKVQYVSTKEQMQKVRLSRHKIERWVHMPFFRKTVQGCYVRIGIGNHEGRAVYRVAEIIDVVETAKVYQLGTTRTNKGLKLRHGHSERVYRLEFVSNQDYTDSEFFKWKEAMLLGGLTLPTVDDIEKKVKDIAEAANYKFKENDIEEIVAEKQRFKKNPHNYAVKKTALLKQKEMADMEGNVDQQGKLQQELEDLEERATELDRRRSQKINSISYINQRNRQRNMIESEEACKVEVEEMKNKVADPFTRRQCRPTMVTKVGSQAKEPLKEAKEGQLKNESPSLNHKLPSLKAEDHRDHRKISPLKNPDKKQQDLFADHDFDITIDLDVTSSAPSMIVNKTSETSREGAAPKRSLNLAEYKKKKGLI, encoded by the exons atgtcgaaaAGAAAAAAGAGCGCAGCTCTAATCGATTCAGATAGTGAAGAAAGTGACAGTGGATCAAACATTGATGAA GATCTGAAAGCACTGGCTAAAAGCAAAAGGAAGCGACCAAATTCTGAATCTCAAAACTCAGCAGCAGCATCACAGAGTGATTCCGACTCTGAAACATCTGAAAGTGATGATGAT TGGACAGTAAATGGCAAgggtaaaaagaaaaagaagaaagggAAAGCTGCCAAAAAGAATAGCAGGAAATCCTCAGCATTATCCTCTTCAGAAAGTGAAGCTGAAAGTGAGAAACATGTTTCTGAACCTGAGGAAG GTGAAGTGTCAGAGTCTGACAGCGCAGGTGGTAACTCTGGGTCTGACTACGAATCTGATAAAGAGACATTCAACGATGGCTATGATGAAAACTTAATCGGAGATGAAGAAGATCGATTACGCCTggaaaaaatgacagaaaaagaAAGAGAACAAATTTTGTATAACAGAATCGAAAGAAGAGAAGCTCTGAAAACAAG ATTTGATATAGAAAAGAAACTACGACAGgccaaaaaacaacaacaaaagaaaaaagacaagCAGTTTGCTGAGTCTTTGTTAGACAGATCCACAAGTCAAAGGAGTAAAGAAAGACGAAAAAATATTGAAGAGAAAAAAGATTCAGGAAAATTTTCTGTCCTCAAAGAAATAAAGGCAAAAAGAGAAGAAAAGAAGAGACAAG AAGAGGCcacaaaacaaaagaaattagaagaaaaaaggaaaaagacgCTGAAAGCTGATGATATTTACTCTGATGATGAAGATGAAGACGATGATAATGAGGAAAATGAGGACGATGTTCGTAAAGAGAGTAAAATGGAGGTCCATGAAACAAAATCAGAATCGGAATCATCTAGTGGTGAACGGTCATCAGATGAGGGGTCACAATCAGAAAATGA ATATTATAATTACCAGCGATCAAAGAAAAAAGTCCAGTATGTATCTACAAAGGAACAAATGCAAAAGGTCAGACTGTCTCGGCATAAAATAGAGAG ATGGGTACATATGCCTTTCTTCAGGAAAACTGTGCAAGGTTGTTATGTAAGGATTGGTATAGGAAATCATGAAGGCAGAGCTGTATATAGG GTAGCAGAGATAATAGATGTTGTAGAAACTGCAAAGGTTTACCAATTAGGGACAACTAGAACAAATAAAGGTTTAAAATTAAG ACATGGTCATTCAGAAAGGGTTTACCGATTAGAGTTTGTATCAAACCAAGACTACACAGATTCAGAattctttaaatggaaagaaGCCATGTTGTTAGGAGGTCTAACTTTACCAACTGTagatgatattgaaaaaaaagtcaaagaCATTGCAGAGGCTGCTAATTATAAATTCAAGGAAAATGATATTGAAGAA ATTGTAGCAGAAAAACAAAGGTTTAAAAAGAATCCCCATAATTATGCTGTTAAGAAAACCGCTTTATTGAAACAAAAG GAAATGGCTGACATGGAAGGTAATGTTGATCAACAAGGTAAACTTCAACAAGAATTAGAAGATTTAGAGGAAAGGGCCACAGAGTTGGACCGACGACGGTCACAGAAAATCAACTCTATCAG TTACATAAACCAGAGAAACAGACAGCGTAATATGATAGAATCAGAAGAAGCTTGTAAAGTTGAAGtagaagaaatgaaaaataaagtagCTGATCCATTTACCAGACGACAGTGTCGTCCAACCATGGTAACAAAG GTTGGTTCGCAGGCAAAAGAACCATTGAAAGAAGCCAAAGAAGGTCAACTTAAAAACGAAAGCCCATCATTGAACCACAAACTCCCATCATTGaag GCTGAAGATCACAGAGATCATAGAAAG aTATCACCATTAAAAAATCCAGATAAAAAGCAACAAGATTTATTTGCTGATCATGATTTTGATATAACAATAGATCTTGACGTCACCTCATCAG CTCCCTCAATGATTGTTAATAAAACCAGTGAAACGAGTCGTGAAGGAGCTGCACCAAAAAGATCCCTTAACCTAGCcgaatataaaaagaagaaaggACTTATTTAG